The following are from one region of the Anomaloglossus baeobatrachus isolate aAnoBae1 chromosome 1, aAnoBae1.hap1, whole genome shotgun sequence genome:
- the CTSL gene encoding procathepsin L, producing the protein MSPEGIGSANPALGIVIGAGLPHTLYKSLSAGQCLQFQGEIRLRATMTLYILCIGLCLATVLAAPTIDPALDQHWQQFLSFYSKSYETKEAGWRRMLWEKNLKMIEIHNMEYAMGQHTYRLGMNHFGDMTTEEFTQVMNGYKQEPNRKSGSLFMSPNNFEAPKSVDWRKEGYVTPVKDQGQCGSCWSFSATGALEGQLFRKTKKLVSLSEQNLVDCSRPEGNQGCNGGLMDQAFQYVLDNKGLDSEESYPYIGKDDQDCQYNPDNSATNDTGFTDITSGSEKDLMKALASVGPVSVAIDAGHQSFQFYQGGIYYEPACSSTDLDHGVLAVGYGFQGEDVDGKKYWIIKNSWSEKWGDGGYVYIAKDRGNHCGVATSASYPLM; encoded by the exons ATGAGCCCCGAGGGCATAGGATCGGCCAATCCTGCTTTGGGAATCGTCATTGGGGCGGGACTTCCTCACACGCTATATAAGAGCCTCAGCGCCGGACAATGCCTGCAATTCCAGGGAGAGATCCGGCTGAGAG CAACCATGACGCTATACATCCTTTGCATCGGCCTCTGTTTAGCTACCGTTCTTGCCGCTCCCACAATAGACCCAGCGTTGGATCAGCACTGGCAGCAGTTCCTGAGTTTTTATTCCAAATCTTATGAAACA AAAGAAGCTGGCTGGAGGCGAATGTTATGGGAAAAAAATTTGAAGATGATTGAAATTCACAATATGGAATATGCAATGGGACAACACACTTACAGGCTCGGCATGAATCACTTTGGTGATATG ACTACAGAAGAATTCACCCAGGTGATGAATGGCTACAAACAAGAGCCTAACAGGAAATCTGGGTCACTTTTTATGTCTCCAAACAACTTTGAAGCCCCCAAGAGTGTTGACTGGCGCAAAGAAGGATATGTGACACCAGTGAAAGATCAG GGTCAGTGTGGCTCATGCTGGTCCTTCAGTGCCACAGGAGCTCTGGAAGGACAGCTTTTTAGAAAAACTAAGAAGTTGGTGTCCCTAAGTGAGCAAAATCTTGTTGACTGCTCTAGACCAGAAGGCAATCAGGGTTGCAATGGAGGTCTCATGGATCAAGCTTTCCAATATGTTCTGGACAACAAGGGCTTAGATTCTGAAGAGTCTTACCCATACATTGGAAAG GATGACCAAGACTGTCAATACAATCCAGATAACAGCGCCACTAACGACACTGGCTTCACAGACATCACATCTGGCAGTGAGAAGGATTTGATGAAGGCCTTGGCTTCAGTTGGTCCGGTGTCCGTTGCAATTGATGCTGGACATCAGTCATTTCAGTTCTATCAGGGTG GTATATACTATGAACCAGcctgcagcagcacagatctcGATCATGGTGTCCTTGCCGTTGGTTATGGATTTCAAGGAGAGGATGTTGACGGAAAGAAATATTGGATAATTAAAAACAG ctGGAGCGAGAAATGGGGTGACGGTGGTTATGTTTACATTGCCAAAGACAGAGGAAATCACTGTGGAGTTGCGACATCTGCTAGCTATCCTCTAATGTAA